A region from the Paraurantiacibacter namhicola genome encodes:
- the rpsR gene encoding 30S ribosomal protein S18, with product MARPFFRRRKSCPFSGADAPKIDYKDTRLLQGFMSERGKIVPSRITAVSAKKQRELAKAIKRARHVGLLPYIVK from the coding sequence ATGGCCCGCCCGTTTTTCCGCCGCCGCAAGTCCTGCCCGTTCTCCGGTGCCGACGCGCCGAAGATCGATTACAAGGACACGCGCCTGCTGCAGGGCTTCATGTCCGAGCGTGGCAAGATCGTGCCCAGCCGCATCACCGCGGTTTCGGCCAAGAAGCAGCGCGAGCTGGCCAAGGCCATCAAGCGCGCACGTCACGTGGGCCTGCTGCCCTACATCGTGAAGTAA
- the rplI gene encoding 50S ribosomal protein L9 has protein sequence MDIILLERIGNLGSIGDVVTVKDGYARNFLLPNKKALRANEANKKVFEANRDRLEKENAERRGEAEKAGEKVDGTEVVLIRASSNAGQLYGSVNVRDIVAGLSEKGHEVDKKQVIMGSPIKTIGMHEVTVALHPEVSVTVKANVARSDDEAELQSQGVDVLAQIFEDEQREIEEAAATQQRDPTLEPGEIPADMLENPEGVEEQADEAAEGASDEGEEQA, from the coding sequence ATGGATATCATCCTCCTCGAACGGATCGGCAATCTCGGCAGCATCGGCGACGTGGTCACCGTGAAGGACGGCTACGCCCGTAACTTCCTGCTTCCGAACAAGAAGGCCCTGCGCGCCAACGAGGCGAACAAGAAGGTCTTCGAAGCCAATCGCGACCGTCTTGAAAAAGAAAACGCGGAACGTCGCGGCGAAGCCGAAAAGGCTGGCGAGAAGGTGGACGGCACGGAAGTCGTGCTGATCCGCGCTTCCTCCAATGCCGGCCAGCTGTACGGTTCCGTCAACGTTCGCGACATCGTTGCAGGCCTTTCCGAGAAGGGCCACGAAGTCGACAAGAAGCAGGTCATCATGGGCAGCCCGATCAAGACGATCGGCATGCACGAAGTGACCGTGGCCCTGCACCCGGAAGTCAGCGTTACGGTGAAGGCGAATGTCGCCCGCTCCGACGATGAAGCCGAACTGCAGAGCCAGGGCGTCGACGTCCTCGCCCAGATCTTCGAAGACGAACAGCGCGAGATCGAAGAAGCTGCCGCAACGCAGCAGCGCGATCCCACGCTGGAGCCGGGCGAAATCCCCGCCGACATGCTTGAAAACCCGGAAGGTGTTGAAGAGCAGGCCGACGAAGCTGCCGAAGGCGCTTCCGACGAAGGCGAAGAGCAGGCCTGA
- a CDS encoding AMP nucleosidase yields the protein MTIDETLAELQAIYDAAVTRLRNDIAAYAQDGSTPTARQREDGIYCYPELRLVFSGKGAPADRSRAFGRLEQSGTYLTTITRPALFEPYLREQLELIAEDYEVELDVGRSRQEIPFPYVIDGSQGAAMGGVSPQQLAEYFPSTDLALIGDELADGVDFALPDTPMPLSLFDGLRTDYSLARLAHYTGTDTRHFQKFVLFTNYHRYVDEFVDWAAAQIGSNGYVRLEGAGGLSIDTTTQNARLQLSDTAWRRHQMPAYHLVREDGSGITLVNIGVGPSNAKTICDHLAVLRPEAWLMIGHCGGLRASQKIGDFVLAHAYLRDDHVLDSVLPPEIPIPPIAEVQQALAGAAEEVSGTQGANLKKRLRTGTVVTTDDRNWELLYTASARRFSQSRAIAIEMESATVAAQGYRFRVPYGTLLCVSDKPLHGEIKLPGQANQFYEEAIAAHLQMGIVACEKLRAEGDRLHSRKLRAFNEPPFR from the coding sequence ATGACAATCGATGAGACATTGGCCGAGCTGCAGGCCATCTATGATGCAGCTGTAACCCGCCTCCGCAACGATATCGCCGCCTATGCGCAGGATGGCAGCACGCCGACCGCGCGCCAGCGCGAGGATGGCATCTACTGCTACCCCGAATTGCGGCTGGTCTTCTCCGGCAAGGGCGCACCCGCCGACCGCAGCCGTGCCTTCGGGCGGCTGGAGCAGTCCGGCACATACCTCACCACCATCACCCGGCCCGCCCTGTTCGAGCCGTATCTTCGCGAGCAGCTGGAGCTGATCGCCGAGGATTACGAGGTGGAGCTGGACGTCGGCCGCTCGCGGCAGGAAATCCCCTTCCCCTACGTGATCGACGGGTCGCAGGGCGCGGCCATGGGCGGCGTCAGCCCCCAGCAGCTGGCGGAGTACTTCCCCAGCACGGACCTCGCCCTGATCGGGGACGAGCTGGCGGACGGCGTGGACTTCGCCCTGCCCGATACGCCCATGCCATTGAGCCTGTTCGACGGCCTGCGCACGGATTATTCGCTCGCCCGCCTGGCCCATTACACCGGCACGGATACGCGCCATTTCCAGAAGTTCGTCCTGTTTACGAACTATCACCGCTATGTCGATGAATTCGTTGATTGGGCTGCCGCGCAAATCGGCAGCAATGGCTACGTCCGGCTGGAGGGTGCAGGCGGCCTCAGCATCGATACGACCACCCAGAATGCGCGGCTGCAATTGTCCGATACGGCATGGCGGCGTCACCAGATGCCGGCTTACCACCTCGTGCGAGAGGACGGCAGCGGCATCACGCTGGTCAACATCGGCGTCGGCCCATCCAACGCCAAGACGATCTGCGACCACCTCGCCGTGCTGCGCCCCGAAGCCTGGCTGATGATCGGCCATTGCGGGGGCCTGCGCGCCAGCCAGAAGATCGGCGACTTCGTGCTCGCCCACGCATACCTGCGTGACGACCACGTGCTCGACAGCGTCCTGCCACCCGAAATCCCCATCCCGCCGATCGCGGAAGTCCAGCAGGCGCTGGCTGGCGCGGCGGAGGAAGTTTCCGGCACGCAGGGCGCAAACCTGAAGAAGCGCCTGCGCACCGGCACGGTGGTGACCACCGACGACCGCAATTGGGAGCTGCTCTACACCGCCAGCGCCCGCCGCTTCAGCCAGAGCCGCGCCATCGCCATCGAAATGGAAAGCGCCACGGTCGCCGCCCAAGGCTACCGCTTCCGCGTCCCCTACGGCACGCTGCTATGCGTCTCGGACAAGCCGCTCCACGGCGAGATCAAGCTGCCCGGACAGGCCAACCAGTTCTACGAGGAAGCCATCGCCGCCCACCTGCAAATGGGCATCGTCGCCTGCGAAAAACTGCGCGCTGAAGGCGACCGCCTGCATTCACGCAAGCTGCGGGCGTTTAACGAGCCGCCGTTTAGGTAG
- the rpsF gene encoding 30S ribosomal protein S6, which translates to MALYEHVFLARQDLSQSQVDALAAAATETVEKMDGKVVKTETWGLKNLAYKIDRNRKAHFVLLNIEGPGALVQELERQNRLSEDVIRWLTIAVDEHEDGPSVMMRKNDRDKKRRSDREERN; encoded by the coding sequence ATGGCTCTTTACGAGCATGTTTTCCTCGCGCGTCAGGATCTGAGCCAGTCTCAGGTCGACGCGCTTGCCGCCGCCGCCACGGAAACCGTGGAGAAGATGGACGGCAAGGTCGTGAAGACCGAGACCTGGGGCCTCAAGAACCTCGCATACAAGATCGACCGTAACCGCAAGGCACACTTCGTCCTGCTCAACATCGAGGGCCCCGGCGCCCTGGTGCAGGAGCTTGAGCGTCAGAACCGCCTGAGCGAAGACGTGATCCGCTGGCTGACCATCGCCGTGGACGAGCATGAAGACGGCCCGTCCGTCATGATGCGCAAGAACGACCGCGACAAGAAGCGCCGGTCCGACCGTGAGGAGCGTAACTGA
- a CDS encoding DUF808 domain-containing protein, whose product MPGGLTALLDDVAVIARTAAASIDDVAVAASKAGSKTAGVVIDDAAVTPSYVTGLSPARELPLIWNITKGSFKNKLLFLLPGALLLSEFLPGAIVFVLMLGGLYLSYEGAEKVIEKLGGEKHGKTLEDEIEDPAAFEKERTSGAIRTDLILSAEIMAITLNEVAAETLVTRAAVLALVGIAVTVFVYGAVALIVKMDDVGLHLTEKASSAAQAVGRFLLKAMPLLLTFLSFIGTIAMLWVGGGILLHGMHELGIDGLYKYAHDIEHAVETVGGGFFGWLTFAALSALFALIVGGIIVFILHKVFKMGHGPGDAEAH is encoded by the coding sequence ATGCCCGGTGGACTGACTGCACTTTTGGACGACGTGGCGGTGATTGCCCGCACGGCGGCCGCCAGCATAGACGACGTCGCCGTGGCCGCCAGCAAGGCAGGCTCCAAGACGGCGGGCGTGGTGATCGACGATGCGGCTGTCACTCCCAGCTATGTCACCGGGCTTTCCCCAGCGCGCGAGCTGCCGCTGATCTGGAACATCACCAAGGGCAGTTTCAAGAACAAGCTGCTGTTCCTGCTACCGGGCGCGCTGCTGCTGAGCGAGTTCCTGCCAGGCGCCATTGTCTTCGTGCTGATGCTGGGCGGGCTCTACCTGTCCTATGAAGGCGCGGAAAAGGTCATCGAGAAGCTGGGCGGCGAGAAACACGGCAAGACGCTGGAAGACGAGATCGAGGACCCCGCCGCCTTCGAGAAGGAGCGCACGAGCGGGGCAATCCGCACCGACCTGATCCTGTCCGCCGAGATCATGGCCATCACACTGAACGAGGTTGCCGCCGAAACATTGGTGACCCGCGCAGCCGTGCTGGCGCTGGTGGGCATTGCGGTGACAGTATTCGTCTATGGCGCGGTCGCCCTGATCGTGAAGATGGACGATGTGGGCCTGCACCTGACGGAGAAAGCCTCCAGCGCGGCGCAGGCGGTGGGCCGGTTCCTGCTGAAAGCCATGCCGCTGCTGCTCACGTTCCTGAGCTTCATCGGGACCATCGCGATGCTGTGGGTCGGCGGCGGTATCCTGCTGCACGGGATGCACGAGCTGGGGATCGACGGGCTGTACAAATATGCACACGATATCGAGCACGCGGTCGAGACGGTCGGCGGCGGCTTCTTCGGCTGGCTGACCTTTGCCGCCCTATCGGCTCTGTTCGCCCTGATCGTGGGCGGGATCATCGTGTTCATCCTGCACAAGGTGTTCAAGATGGGTCACGGCCCGGGAGATGCGGAGGCTCACTGA
- a CDS encoding STM3941 family protein yields the protein MQDFVAYNSRWRLALLTCLSAAFVALGLYLAGAFGEISTSRYSPALLFAVGWAAILFFTLTACDAIMRIFSLKPRLVIGAEGIIWSALSDEPLPWPEIRGVTTSKSGGQKYIILYLHNPGSFSGVGIAGLLDRANRLLTGGDVLISTAGTNRSFDEAMSAIERYRP from the coding sequence ATGCAGGATTTCGTCGCATACAACAGCCGTTGGCGCTTGGCATTGCTGACTTGTTTGTCCGCTGCTTTTGTTGCCCTTGGACTCTACCTGGCAGGTGCTTTCGGAGAAATTTCCACGAGCCGCTATTCGCCAGCGCTTCTTTTCGCCGTTGGCTGGGCTGCCATTCTCTTTTTCACACTGACCGCTTGCGATGCGATCATGAGGATCTTCAGTCTCAAGCCACGTTTGGTTATCGGCGCGGAAGGGATCATCTGGTCCGCATTGTCCGACGAGCCGTTACCATGGCCGGAGATCCGAGGTGTCACGACTTCGAAATCAGGAGGTCAAAAATACATCATTCTTTATCTCCACAACCCCGGAAGTTTTTCTGGAGTCGGAATTGCGGGGCTGCTCGATAGGGCGAACAGATTGCTGACGGGGGGCGACGTCTTGATATCGACAGCTGGCACAAATCGTAGCTTCGACGAAGCTATGTCGGCCATTGAGCGATACCGCCCCTAG